Proteins encoded by one window of Candidatus Methylomirabilota bacterium:
- a CDS encoding amidohydrolase family protein, translating to MSPVVDAHLHVWDATAAGKDPGPMRVGYSAQATASVELFLDYMDEAGVEKAVFVQPWFYHWDNSYMVDSLRRYPDRFRGVCVIDPRGPEAPAALRAWRDRGATGIRLRALRQGEGPTPGPWLGTEETLPLWEAIAETGTIACVLGAGPDLARLAPLLARFPPVRVVVDHLNNPAPAEGLGQPAFQALLALAGLPHVYVKLSGFHHWCRERYPYREGMPFVEAALRAFGADRCMWGSDFPHVLAGCGYVRNRHLLPREASFLSKAGMEAVMGGTAKRLWFD from the coding sequence GTGAGCCCGGTCGTCGACGCCCACCTTCACGTCTGGGACGCGACCGCCGCCGGAAAGGATCCGGGGCCGATGCGCGTCGGGTACAGCGCGCAGGCGACCGCCTCGGTCGAGCTGTTTCTGGACTACATGGACGAGGCGGGCGTCGAGAAGGCCGTGTTCGTCCAGCCCTGGTTCTATCACTGGGACAACTCCTACATGGTCGACAGCCTTCGGCGCTATCCGGATCGCTTCCGGGGGGTGTGCGTGATCGACCCGCGCGGGCCCGAGGCGCCGGCGGCGCTGCGAGCCTGGCGAGACCGCGGGGCGACCGGGATCCGGTTGCGCGCACTCCGCCAGGGAGAGGGCCCGACCCCGGGCCCCTGGCTCGGGACCGAAGAGACGTTACCGCTGTGGGAGGCGATCGCCGAGACCGGCACGATCGCCTGCGTGCTGGGGGCCGGGCCCGATCTCGCCAGGCTGGCCCCTCTCCTGGCGCGGTTCCCTCCGGTGCGGGTCGTGGTCGATCACCTCAACAACCCGGCGCCGGCCGAGGGCCTCGGGCAGCCGGCCTTCCAGGCCCTGCTCGCCCTGGCCGGCCTCCCGCACGTCTACGTCAAGCTGTCGGGCTTCCACCACTGGTGCCGCGAGCGCTATCCCTACCGGGAGGGGATGCCGTTCGTCGAAGCCGCCCTCCGGGCGTTCGGCGCCGACCGGTGCATGTGGGGGTCCGACTTTCCCCACGTGCTGGCCGGGTGCGGGTACGTCAGGAACCGCCACCTCCTGCCGCGCGAAGCGAGCTTCCTGTCGAAGGCCGGGATGGAAGCGGTGATGGGCGGCACGGCCAAGCGGCTCTGGTTTGACTGA